A window from Rhizobium sp. BG4 encodes these proteins:
- a CDS encoding Ku protein, which produces MPRQTFWKGYLKLSLVTAQVSLTPATTDSNKVRFNVLNRNTKNRVESRYVDSVTHRAVAAKEQVKGYPRGEDDYVLLEDAELDEVGLESTRTIDIDTFVPRGSIDWIWYDKPHFLAPEDKVGTEAFCVIREAMAANDVVGIARLVLYRRERAVLLEPQGKGIVLWTLHYGDELREPAGTVDIDAKPDAKVLAMMKKLVKDQTQDWSPAMMQDPVQKRLQSIIRAKLKTMKKMTPAKKAPPVKSTGNVVNIMDALKKSLAKESGQPKRH; this is translated from the coding sequence ATGCCCCGGCAGACATTCTGGAAAGGCTACCTGAAGCTCTCGCTGGTGACGGCACAGGTATCGCTGACGCCGGCGACGACGGACAGCAACAAGGTGCGGTTCAACGTTTTGAACCGCAACACCAAGAACCGCGTCGAAAGCCGCTATGTTGATAGCGTCACCCACCGGGCGGTTGCGGCCAAGGAGCAGGTGAAGGGCTATCCGCGCGGCGAGGACGATTATGTGCTGCTCGAAGATGCCGAGCTCGACGAGGTCGGCCTGGAAAGCACGCGGACGATCGATATCGACACGTTCGTGCCGCGCGGCTCGATCGACTGGATCTGGTACGACAAGCCGCATTTCCTGGCGCCCGAGGACAAGGTCGGGACCGAGGCTTTCTGCGTCATCCGCGAGGCGATGGCTGCCAATGACGTGGTCGGCATCGCGCGGCTGGTACTCTATCGCCGCGAACGCGCTGTGCTTCTGGAGCCGCAGGGCAAGGGCATCGTGCTCTGGACGCTGCATTACGGCGACGAGCTGCGCGAGCCTGCCGGCACCGTCGATATCGACGCCAAGCCGGACGCCAAGGTGCTGGCGATGATGAAGAAACTGGTGAAGGACCAGACGCAGGACTGGAGCCCGGCGATGATGCAGGATCCGGTGCAGAAGCGGCTGCAGAGCATCATCCGCGCCAAGCTGAAGACCATGAAGAAGATGACGCCGGCCAAGAAGGCGCCGCCGGTGAAATCGACCGGCAATGTCGTCAACATCATGGACGCGCTGAAGAAGAGCCTGGCGAAGGAAAGCGGCCAGCCGAAGCGTCATTGA
- the fdhA gene encoding formaldehyde dehydrogenase, glutathione-independent, translating into MSKNRGVVYLRPGKVEVRDIDDPKLEAPDGRRIEHGVILKVISTNICGSDQHMVRGRTTAMPGLVLGHEITGEVIEKGVDVEMLEIGDIVSVPFNVACGRCRCCKSQDTGVCLTVNPSRAGGAYGYVDMGGWIGGQARYVTIPYADFNLLKIPDRDKAMAKIRDLTMLSDILPTGFHGAVRAGVGVGSTVYVAGAGPVGLAAAASARILGAAVVMIGDFNKDRLAHAAKVGFEPIDLSKSDRLGDMIAQVVGTNEVDSAIDAVGFEARGHSGGEQPAIVLNQMMEITRAAGSIGIPGLYVTEDPGAVDAAAKQGSLSLRFGLGWAKAQSFHTGQTPVLKYNRQLMQAILHDRLPIADIVNAKVISLEDAAQGYESFDQGAATKFVLDPHGVVSKAA; encoded by the coding sequence ATGAGCAAGAACAGAGGCGTGGTCTATCTGCGGCCCGGCAAGGTGGAAGTCCGCGACATCGACGATCCGAAGCTGGAAGCGCCGGATGGCCGCCGCATCGAGCATGGCGTCATCCTGAAGGTTATCTCGACCAATATCTGCGGCTCCGACCAGCACATGGTCCGCGGCCGCACGACCGCTATGCCGGGCCTGGTTCTCGGCCATGAAATCACCGGCGAAGTCATCGAAAAGGGCGTCGATGTCGAGATGCTCGAGATCGGCGATATCGTATCCGTTCCGTTCAACGTCGCCTGCGGCCGCTGCCGCTGCTGCAAATCGCAGGACACCGGCGTCTGCCTGACGGTCAACCCGTCGCGCGCCGGCGGCGCCTACGGCTATGTCGACATGGGCGGCTGGATCGGCGGACAGGCACGCTACGTCACCATCCCCTACGCCGACTTCAACCTCCTGAAGATCCCGGATCGCGACAAGGCGATGGCCAAGATCCGCGATCTGACGATGCTGTCCGACATTCTGCCGACAGGCTTCCATGGCGCGGTCCGCGCCGGTGTCGGCGTCGGCTCGACGGTCTATGTCGCCGGTGCCGGCCCGGTCGGTCTTGCCGCCGCAGCTTCGGCCCGTATCCTCGGCGCTGCCGTCGTCATGATCGGCGACTTCAACAAGGATCGCCTCGCCCATGCCGCCAAGGTCGGCTTCGAGCCGATCGATCTGTCGAAGAGCGACCGTCTCGGCGACATGATCGCCCAGGTCGTCGGCACCAATGAAGTCGACAGCGCGATCGACGCCGTCGGTTTCGAAGCCCGCGGTCACTCGGGCGGCGAACAGCCGGCGATCGTCCTGAACCAGATGATGGAGATCACCCGCGCAGCAGGCTCGATCGGCATTCCCGGCCTCTACGTGACTGAAGACCCGGGTGCAGTGGACGCCGCCGCCAAGCAGGGCAGCCTGTCGCTGCGCTTCGGCCTCGGCTGGGCCAAGGCGCAGTCCTTCCATACAGGCCAGACGCCGGTCCTGAAGTACAACCGCCAGCTCATGCAGGCGATCTTGCATGACCGCCTGCCGATCGCCGATATCGTCAACGCCAAGGTCATCTCGCTCGAAGACGCCGCTCAGGGCTACGAGAGCTTCGACCAGGGTGCGGCGACGAAATTCGTCCTCGACCCGCATGGCGTCGTCTCCAAGGCAGCCTGA
- a CDS encoding MFS transporter, which produces MTGNSASELACARQPKPPRLFTLILLTALSVLPVNLILPSLPEIAADLHTDPALVALSVAAYAALTAFAEIIGGALSDRFGRRPVVLVSLAIFILASAGCALAGNIHVFLFFRTLQAAIAACFSIALVIVKESWGGQKAASKFGYLAMGWAVAPMVGPTIGGAVSELFGWRANFVMFAALGAIMLALAAHEIRDEAGVQRSHAHGYLASYRLLLGSPRFLIYAACMACSMGTLYVFLAGAPLVMNEALGGSSAKLGLYMGMVPAGFILGSYLAGRYASHMPIAGVLIAGRTLTCTGLLGGLALAVAGITAPPAFFAACIFIGIGNGLTMPAANSGILAVQPDLAGTAAGLAAAVSVGGGAVIASIAGLLLDEASTGRELLCVILIPATSALLTAGLAGLLDRRKTVAA; this is translated from the coding sequence ATGACCGGAAATTCCGCATCCGAACTCGCATGCGCACGCCAACCCAAACCGCCGCGGCTGTTTACGCTTATCCTGCTGACCGCCCTCTCCGTCCTGCCCGTCAACCTGATCCTGCCGTCTCTTCCCGAGATCGCTGCCGACCTGCACACCGATCCGGCTCTGGTGGCACTCAGCGTCGCGGCCTACGCCGCGCTCACCGCCTTTGCCGAAATCATCGGCGGCGCCCTGTCCGACCGCTTCGGACGCAGGCCGGTCGTGCTTGTCTCGCTGGCGATCTTCATCCTGGCGTCGGCGGGCTGCGCGCTGGCGGGCAACATTCATGTCTTCCTGTTCTTCCGCACCTTGCAGGCAGCGATCGCCGCCTGCTTTTCCATCGCGCTCGTCATCGTCAAGGAAAGCTGGGGCGGGCAGAAGGCTGCGAGCAAGTTCGGCTATCTCGCCATGGGCTGGGCAGTCGCGCCGATGGTGGGCCCGACGATCGGCGGAGCGGTCAGCGAACTCTTCGGCTGGCGGGCAAATTTCGTGATGTTCGCCGCGCTCGGCGCAATCATGCTGGCGCTTGCCGCGCATGAAATCCGTGACGAGGCTGGCGTGCAGCGATCTCACGCGCACGGTTATCTCGCATCGTACCGGCTACTGCTCGGCTCGCCGCGCTTCCTCATCTATGCCGCCTGCATGGCCTGCTCGATGGGGACGCTTTACGTCTTCCTTGCCGGGGCTCCGCTGGTCATGAACGAGGCGCTCGGAGGATCAAGCGCCAAACTCGGCCTCTACATGGGCATGGTGCCCGCCGGCTTCATTCTCGGCAGCTATCTCGCCGGACGTTATGCGAGCCACATGCCAATCGCCGGCGTGCTGATCGCGGGACGGACGCTGACATGTACCGGCCTGCTTGGCGGACTGGCCCTTGCGGTCGCCGGGATCACCGCCCCTCCGGCCTTCTTCGCGGCCTGCATCTTCATCGGCATCGGCAACGGGCTGACCATGCCCGCCGCCAATTCCGGCATATTGGCCGTCCAGCCCGATCTGGCTGGAACCGCCGCAGGGCTGGCAGCCGCCGTCAGCGTCGGCGGCGGTGCGGTGATCGCTTCGATTGCCGGACTTCTCCTCGATGAGGCCTCGACCGGGCGGGAATTGCTCTGCGTGATCCTGATCCCGGCGACATCGGCACTGCTTACGGCAGGTCTCGCGGGATTGCTGGACCGCCGGAAGACGGTTGCGGCATGA
- the ligD gene encoding DNA ligase D: MALETYQQKRDFKVTPEPRGAKGKSKGNSFVIQKHDATRLHYDFRLEMDGVLKSWAVTRGPSLNPDDKRLAVHVEDHPLSYGDFEGVIPKGQYGGGTVIVWDRGTWAPLGDAKKAYRKGHIEFELDGDKLKGRWHLVRMHGKPGEKRENWLLIKGEDEEARHGRREDILKKRPESAKSGRTIEQVAKNPDDTWNSKPNGRKTATKPAAKAKAQPQVHQWPKGARKTAMPDFVEPVLAKLKPRPPAGDGWIHEIKFDGYRLQIRIRDGKVTMLTRTGLDWTEKFGEEIAAAFGALPVDSALIDGELVVERENGASDFSALQHDLSEGRSDRFSYYAFDLIYLDGHDLQNVALIDRKALLEKLLPAGSAKLRYSEHFNENGGLVLDHASRLGLEGVISKERDSHYVSGRTGDWVKSKCVQRNEFVIGGYVPSTSMKSAIGSLAMGYYDKGKLKHVGRVGTGYTVKLSHDLYRQLSKLEQTASAFEGKLTADERRGLVFVKPELVAEVEFSAWSADGNLRHAAFRGLREDKAAKEVGREMGATAAKELPVSDVTLTHPDRIYWPDEGITKAGLADYYANVWELIKPFVVNRPLSLLRLPDGISGKQRFFQKHAWKGMNAHIEEIADPKDRGGEKLLRIKDFDGLVALVQSAVLEIHPWGATTAKWEKPDMVIMDLDPADDVPWTAVISAAHEIKAIMEGEGLAAFVKTSGGKGLHVVAPLAPKAGWTEVKAFAKWIADTMESSDPSRYIAKATKAERNGKIFIDYLRNGRGNTAVAPYSARARKGAPVSMPIDWSELTNEIGPAYFTVGNTPARINALSRDPWGDFFEAAKPLEKKKRS; encoded by the coding sequence ATGGCGCTCGAAACCTATCAGCAAAAGCGCGACTTCAAGGTCACCCCGGAACCGCGCGGCGCGAAAGGCAAGAGCAAGGGCAACAGCTTCGTCATCCAGAAACATGATGCGACGCGCCTGCACTACGATTTCCGCCTGGAGATGGATGGGGTGTTGAAGAGCTGGGCGGTGACGCGCGGCCCGAGCCTCAATCCTGACGACAAGCGGCTCGCCGTCCATGTAGAGGATCATCCGCTCTCCTACGGTGATTTCGAGGGCGTGATCCCGAAGGGTCAGTATGGCGGCGGCACCGTCATCGTCTGGGACCGGGGCACCTGGGCGCCGCTCGGCGACGCAAAGAAAGCCTATCGCAAGGGCCATATCGAATTCGAGCTTGATGGCGACAAGCTGAAGGGCCGCTGGCATCTGGTGCGGATGCACGGCAAGCCCGGCGAGAAGCGCGAGAACTGGCTGCTGATCAAGGGTGAAGACGAGGAGGCCCGCCACGGCCGCCGCGAGGATATCCTGAAGAAACGTCCGGAATCCGCCAAGAGCGGACGGACGATCGAGCAGGTCGCCAAGAACCCCGACGATACCTGGAATTCCAAGCCGAATGGCCGCAAGACGGCTACGAAACCCGCTGCCAAGGCCAAGGCGCAGCCGCAGGTGCATCAGTGGCCGAAGGGCGCGCGCAAGACCGCGATGCCGGATTTCGTCGAGCCGGTGCTTGCCAAGCTGAAGCCGCGCCCGCCGGCAGGAGACGGCTGGATCCACGAGATCAAGTTTGACGGCTATCGCCTGCAGATCCGCATCCGCGACGGCAAAGTGACGATGCTGACGCGGACCGGGCTCGACTGGACAGAGAAGTTCGGCGAGGAGATCGCCGCCGCCTTCGGCGCGCTGCCTGTCGATAGCGCATTGATCGATGGCGAGCTCGTCGTCGAGCGGGAGAACGGCGCCTCCGACTTCTCGGCGCTTCAGCACGATCTGAGCGAAGGCCGCAGCGACCGCTTCTCCTACTACGCCTTCGACCTCATCTATCTCGACGGCCACGATCTGCAGAATGTCGCGCTTATCGACCGCAAGGCATTGCTGGAAAAGCTGCTGCCCGCGGGCAGCGCAAAACTGCGCTACAGCGAGCATTTCAACGAGAATGGCGGTCTCGTTCTCGATCATGCCTCCCGGCTTGGTCTTGAGGGCGTGATCTCCAAGGAGCGCGACAGCCATTACGTCTCGGGCCGAACCGGTGATTGGGTGAAGTCGAAATGCGTTCAACGCAATGAGTTCGTCATCGGCGGATACGTTCCCTCGACATCGATGAAAAGCGCGATCGGTTCGCTTGCCATGGGCTACTATGACAAGGGCAAGCTGAAACATGTCGGCCGGGTCGGCACAGGCTACACCGTCAAGCTGTCGCACGATCTCTACCGGCAGCTTTCCAAGCTTGAGCAAACCGCAAGCGCCTTCGAAGGCAAGCTGACGGCGGACGAGCGCCGTGGGCTGGTTTTCGTCAAGCCGGAGCTGGTGGCCGAGGTTGAATTCAGCGCCTGGTCGGCGGATGGTAATCTGCGCCACGCCGCCTTCCGCGGCTTGCGCGAGGACAAGGCGGCAAAGGAAGTGGGGCGCGAAATGGGTGCAACTGCTGCAAAAGAGCTGCCGGTATCGGATGTGACGCTGACACATCCCGATCGCATCTACTGGCCGGACGAAGGCATCACCAAGGCCGGACTGGCGGATTACTACGCCAATGTCTGGGAACTGATAAAGCCTTTCGTCGTCAACCGGCCGCTGTCGCTGCTGCGTCTGCCGGATGGCATTTCGGGCAAGCAGCGCTTCTTCCAGAAACATGCCTGGAAGGGCATGAACGCCCACATCGAGGAGATTGCCGATCCCAAGGATCGCGGCGGTGAGAAGCTGTTACGGATCAAAGATTTCGACGGTCTCGTTGCTCTGGTGCAATCGGCCGTGCTGGAAATCCATCCCTGGGGCGCGACGACCGCCAAGTGGGAAAAGCCCGACATGGTGATCATGGATCTCGATCCGGCCGATGATGTGCCCTGGACGGCGGTCATTTCCGCCGCGCATGAGATCAAGGCGATCATGGAAGGCGAGGGGCTTGCGGCCTTCGTCAAGACCTCGGGCGGCAAGGGTCTGCATGTCGTGGCGCCGCTGGCCCCGAAAGCCGGCTGGACCGAGGTGAAAGCCTTCGCCAAATGGATCGCCGATACGATGGAGAGCTCTGACCCCTCCCGCTACATCGCCAAGGCGACGAAAGCGGAGCGCAATGGCAAGATCTTCATCGACTACCTGCGCAACGGCCGCGGCAATACCGCCGTCGCCCCCTATTCGGCCCGCGCCCGCAAAGGCGCACCGGTTTCGATGCCTATCGACTGGAGCGAGCTGACAAACGAAATCGGCCCCGCCTATTTCACTGTCGGTAATACGCCTGCCAGGATCAACGCGCTGTCGCGCGATCCCTGGGGCGATTTCTTTGAGGCGGCAAAGCCGCTCGAAAAGAAGAAGCGGTCCTAG
- a CDS encoding Ku protein has protein sequence MAARASWKGHLKIGDLVCGVGLYTAISSSDRLSFNIINRKTGHRVERQFVDSETGKPVDREDQVKGYRMDNGDYIVIEGDEIASVMPDSDKVMGVQSFIPLAEIDKLYFDRPYYLAPIEDHDAEALGLIMRSMRDNKVAALAQAVLFRRNRTLLIRAQDDHVIATMLNFDYEVRSAETVFKDIPDIKFDKEMLELAGHIIGTKKGSFNPAEYEDRYEAALTELVKAKIEGREPPKRKPKPEGKVVDLMEALRQSAKIGGKSGSGKPAASTSGRRKKAS, from the coding sequence ATGGCGGCGCGGGCAAGCTGGAAAGGCCATCTGAAGATTGGCGACCTTGTCTGCGGCGTCGGTCTCTACACCGCCATCTCGTCCTCCGACCGCCTGTCCTTCAACATCATCAACCGCAAGACCGGCCACCGCGTTGAGCGGCAGTTCGTCGATAGCGAAACCGGAAAGCCCGTCGATCGCGAGGATCAGGTGAAGGGCTATCGGATGGACAATGGCGATTACATCGTCATCGAAGGCGACGAGATCGCCAGCGTCATGCCCGACAGCGACAAGGTGATGGGTGTCCAGAGCTTCATTCCCCTGGCGGAGATCGACAAGCTCTATTTCGACCGTCCCTACTATCTCGCCCCCATTGAAGATCACGATGCCGAAGCCCTTGGCCTGATCATGCGCAGCATGCGCGACAACAAGGTCGCGGCACTTGCCCAGGCGGTGCTGTTTCGCCGTAACCGGACATTGCTGATCCGCGCGCAGGACGATCACGTCATCGCCACCATGCTGAATTTCGACTACGAGGTCCGCTCCGCCGAGACCGTCTTCAAGGACATCCCGGACATCAAGTTCGACAAGGAAATGCTGGAGCTCGCCGGCCATATCATCGGCACCAAGAAGGGCAGCTTCAATCCGGCCGAATACGAGGACCGCTACGAGGCGGCGCTGACCGAACTCGTCAAAGCCAAGATCGAGGGTCGCGAGCCGCCGAAGCGCAAGCCAAAGCCGGAGGGCAAGGTCGTCGATCTCATGGAGGCGCTGCGCCAGAGCGCCAAGATCGGCGGCAAATCGGGATCCGGTAAACCAGCCGCTAGCACATCCGGCCGCCGCAAGAAGGCGAGCTGA
- a CDS encoding DUF2188 domain-containing protein, whose amino-acid sequence MVDITYQIVPHDEGWAYKLGDTISETYATAEEAADRARSAASRQKIGDGDALLAYPAPDGGWQFQPLETDRSGSRL is encoded by the coding sequence ATGGTCGACATTACCTATCAGATCGTGCCGCATGATGAAGGCTGGGCCTACAAGCTCGGCGATACGATATCCGAAACCTATGCGACGGCGGAGGAAGCCGCCGATCGCGCCAGGAGCGCCGCATCGCGGCAGAAGATCGGCGATGGTGATGCTTTGCTCGCTTATCCGGCTCCTGATGGCGGTTGGCAGTTCCAGCCCCTTGAAACTGACAGAAGCGGTAGCAGACTCTGA
- a CDS encoding DNA topoisomerase IB has protein sequence MNADAIADLGLIYVSDTEPGIRRSRKGKGFCYRLPDGKLVADPELKDRIAALGLPPAYDDVWICLQENGHLQATGYDARGRKQYRYHKDWNAFRSVEKFHQLIEFGQALPRIRRQALRDLDTGVDDIRGILAALTTLLDEAHLRVGNQAYVKENGTYGATTLLKRHIKLNDGKIELKFRAKGGKRVQRSLKHPRLQKILEEIADLPGRQLFVWKDETGSLKPVESGRLNSYLAEISGIAISAKTFRTWAGSLAGFGVARSAILEGRRPTVKEMAEASAEVLHNTPAISRSSYIHPRVIALADRDREIPEDMPEAASPLRGLRAEENRLLDFLMREAGMTA, from the coding sequence ATGAATGCGGACGCGATTGCCGATCTCGGCCTGATCTATGTGAGCGATACCGAGCCCGGCATTCGCCGCAGCCGGAAGGGCAAGGGCTTCTGCTATCGGCTGCCTGACGGCAAACTGGTTGCCGACCCGGAGCTCAAGGACCGGATCGCCGCGCTCGGCCTGCCGCCCGCCTATGACGATGTGTGGATCTGCCTGCAGGAAAACGGTCACCTGCAGGCGACCGGCTACGATGCCCGCGGGCGGAAACAGTACCGCTACCACAAGGATTGGAACGCCTTTCGCAGCGTCGAGAAGTTCCATCAGCTGATCGAGTTCGGCCAGGCATTGCCGAGAATCCGCCGGCAGGCGCTGAGGGATCTCGACACCGGCGTCGACGATATCAGGGGTATCCTGGCGGCGCTGACGACCCTGCTCGACGAGGCGCATCTGCGCGTCGGCAATCAGGCCTATGTCAAGGAGAACGGCACCTATGGCGCCACCACGCTGCTCAAGCGCCATATCAAGCTCAACGACGGCAAGATCGAACTGAAATTCCGCGCCAAGGGCGGCAAGCGGGTGCAGCGAAGCCTCAAGCATCCTCGCCTGCAGAAGATACTGGAAGAGATCGCCGACCTGCCGGGCCGGCAGCTTTTCGTCTGGAAAGATGAGACGGGATCGCTGAAACCCGTCGAGTCCGGGCGCTTGAACAGCTATCTCGCCGAGATCTCCGGCATCGCCATCTCTGCCAAGACGTTCCGGACCTGGGCCGGATCGCTTGCCGGTTTCGGCGTGGCGCGAAGCGCGATCCTCGAAGGGCGGCGCCCGACGGTGAAGGAGATGGCGGAGGCTTCGGCCGAGGTGCTGCACAACACGCCGGCGATCTCGCGCTCCAGCTATATCCATCCGCGCGTCATCGCGCTCGCCGATCGCGACCGCGAAATTCCGGAGGATATGCCCGAAGCGGCGTCGCCGCTGCGCGGTCTGCGCGCCGAAGAAAACCGGCTGCTGGATTTCCTCATGCGCGAAGCGGGAATGACCGCCTGA
- the glgX gene encoding glycogen debranching protein GlgX, producing MSYSFSELDFLKPELGAEYTGSGTHFAVYSAHAEQMELCLFSADGKREEARLPLPKREGDIWSGYIAGVGPGTVYGYRAHGPYDPRNGHRFNPNKLLLDPYAKQVVGDLKWDDALYGYTIGKDDLSFDERDSAPFMVKGVVQDPDFDWDGDQAIRRPWTETIVYEAHVRGMTMTHPKVPDHLRGTFLGMASEPIIEHLTKLGVSAIELLPIQFFPNDRYLEEKNLTNYWGYQTLGFFAPQSRYLSSDKITEIKTMVRKFHAAGIEVIMDVVYNHTAEGSERGPTLSFRGLDNASYYILSPDDARHTFDTTGTGNTLNIANPMVMRMVLDSLRYWVGVMHIDGFRFDLASTLGRQDLEFDRQGIFFSAIRQDPILAGVKLIAEPWDVGEGGYQVGGFPHPFREWNDKFRDDVRRFWKGDGGLVSSLSQRITGSAVQFNHSDRGATSSVNLLSAHDGFTLMDTVSFNDKHNEANGEDNNDGHSDNHSDNMGAEGATDDQGINDNRARRRRNMMATLMLSQGVPMIVAGDEIGNSQHGNNNAYCQDNEIGWIDWSGLDDPFLTFCQKMIALRKAHPELRQERFLTGETSEDGRIEIAWYKHDGTFMDDGAWNDGELRVLGVYISRSVHTPDSEKMDGLFMLFNAGGDCEISLPEVNGIDHWQRLVETGADDAFEIIDVDSPITLYRESVAVFAPKGATEPPKEADTAERRRWFNFGRKPK from the coding sequence ATGAGCTACTCGTTCTCGGAACTCGATTTCCTCAAGCCTGAACTTGGCGCGGAATATACAGGCTCCGGGACGCATTTTGCCGTCTATTCCGCCCATGCCGAGCAGATGGAGCTCTGCCTCTTCTCCGCCGACGGCAAGAGGGAGGAGGCGCGCCTGCCGCTGCCGAAGCGGGAGGGCGATATCTGGTCGGGCTATATTGCCGGCGTCGGGCCGGGCACTGTTTACGGCTACCGCGCCCACGGCCCCTATGATCCCCGGAACGGCCATCGCTTCAATCCCAACAAGCTGCTGCTCGATCCCTACGCCAAGCAGGTGGTCGGCGATCTCAAGTGGGACGACGCGCTCTACGGCTACACGATCGGCAAGGACGATCTTTCCTTCGACGAGCGCGACAGCGCCCCCTTCATGGTCAAGGGCGTTGTGCAGGATCCGGATTTCGATTGGGACGGCGATCAGGCGATCCGCCGCCCGTGGACGGAGACGATCGTCTATGAAGCGCATGTGCGCGGCATGACGATGACCCATCCGAAGGTGCCGGATCACTTGCGCGGTACGTTCCTCGGCATGGCGAGCGAGCCGATCATCGAGCATCTGACGAAGCTCGGGGTCTCCGCGATCGAGCTGCTGCCGATCCAGTTCTTCCCGAACGATCGCTATCTCGAAGAGAAGAACCTGACGAATTACTGGGGCTATCAAACGCTCGGCTTCTTCGCCCCGCAGTCGCGTTACCTCTCCAGCGACAAGATCACCGAGATCAAGACCATGGTGCGCAAGTTCCATGCGGCCGGGATCGAAGTGATCATGGACGTCGTCTACAACCATACCGCCGAAGGCAGCGAGCGTGGCCCGACGCTCTCCTTCCGCGGCCTCGATAATGCGAGCTATTACATTCTCTCGCCCGACGACGCGCGCCACACCTTCGACACGACGGGCACCGGAAACACGCTGAACATCGCCAATCCGATGGTCATGCGCATGGTGCTCGACAGCCTGCGTTATTGGGTGGGCGTCATGCATATCGACGGCTTCCGCTTCGATCTGGCGAGCACGCTCGGCCGGCAGGATCTGGAGTTCGACCGCCAGGGCATCTTCTTCAGCGCCATCCGCCAGGATCCGATCCTCGCCGGCGTCAAGCTGATCGCCGAGCCTTGGGATGTCGGCGAGGGCGGCTATCAGGTCGGCGGCTTCCCGCATCCGTTCCGTGAATGGAACGACAAGTTCCGCGACGATGTGCGCCGCTTCTGGAAGGGCGATGGCGGTCTGGTCTCGAGCCTGTCGCAGCGCATCACCGGCTCTGCCGTCCAGTTCAACCATTCCGACCGCGGCGCCACCTCCTCCGTCAACCTGCTCTCCGCCCATGACGGCTTCACGCTGATGGACACCGTGTCCTTCAACGACAAGCACAACGAGGCGAATGGCGAGGACAACAACGACGGCCATTCCGACAATCATTCGGATAATATGGGCGCCGAAGGTGCGACGGATGATCAGGGCATCAACGACAACCGTGCGCGCCGCCGCCGCAATATGATGGCGACGCTGATGCTGTCGCAGGGCGTGCCGATGATCGTCGCCGGTGACGAGATCGGCAACAGCCAGCATGGCAACAACAATGCCTATTGCCAGGACAACGAGATCGGCTGGATCGACTGGAGCGGGCTCGACGATCCATTCCTGACCTTCTGCCAGAAGATGATCGCGCTCCGGAAGGCGCATCCCGAACTGCGTCAGGAGCGTTTCCTGACGGGCGAGACCAGCGAGGACGGCCGTATCGAGATCGCCTGGTACAAGCACGACGGCACCTTCATGGATGACGGCGCCTGGAACGATGGCGAGCTTCGTGTCCTTGGCGTCTATATTTCCCGCAGCGTCCACACGCCGGACAGCGAGAAGATGGACGGGCTCTTCATGCTGTTCAATGCCGGTGGCGATTGCGAGATCAGCCTGCCTGAGGTGAACGGCATCGATCACTGGCAACGGCTGGTCGAAACCGGCGCGGACGATGCCTTCGAGATCATCGATGTCGATAGCCCGATTACGCTCTACCGCGAAAGCGTCGCCGTCTTCGCGCCAAAGGGCGCGACGGAGCCGCCGAAAGAGGCAGACACGGCCGAGCGCCGCCGCTGGTTCAACTTCGGCCGCAAGCCGAAATGA
- a CDS encoding SDR family oxidoreductase → MADLAQSLASIKLPDLAGKAVLITGASTGIGAALARAFAAQGMKVGIHYNASREPAEKLAEEIRATGATVHLVHGDVSREGETERVVEETAKTFGHLDGLINNAGGMLGRKPTSEYTDEHYDKVMNLNARSVLAAVRAAHPWLKKQGGFIINTTSIAARNGGGNGAILYAASKGFVSTITRGHAKEFVPDRIRVNAVAPGVIATPFHERYTNDEQMELQRKSIPMGFVGTSEDCVGAYLFLASPTLSGYITGQIIEVNGGQLMP, encoded by the coding sequence ATGGCTGATCTTGCTCAATCACTCGCGTCCATCAAGCTGCCGGATCTGGCCGGCAAGGCCGTGCTCATCACCGGCGCATCGACAGGCATCGGCGCCGCCCTTGCCCGCGCTTTCGCCGCACAGGGCATGAAAGTCGGCATCCACTACAATGCCAGCCGCGAGCCGGCCGAAAAGCTCGCCGAAGAAATCCGCGCGACAGGTGCTACGGTCCATCTGGTACATGGCGACGTTTCCAGGGAAGGCGAGACGGAGCGCGTTGTCGAGGAGACGGCCAAGACCTTCGGCCATCTCGACGGCCTGATCAACAATGCCGGCGGCATGCTCGGCCGCAAGCCGACGTCGGAATATACCGACGAGCACTACGACAAGGTGATGAACCTCAACGCCCGCTCGGTGCTGGCAGCAGTGCGCGCCGCCCATCCCTGGCTGAAGAAGCAGGGCGGCTTCATCATCAACACCACCTCGATCGCCGCCCGCAACGGCGGCGGCAACGGCGCGATCCTTTACGCGGCATCCAAGGGCTTCGTCTCGACGATCACCCGCGGCCACGCCAAGGAATTCGTACCCGATCGCATCCGCGTCAACGCGGTCGCACCCGGCGTCATCGCCACGCCCTTCCATGAGCGCTATACGAATGACGAGCAGATGGAGCTGCAGCGCAAGTCGATCCCGATGGGCTTTGTCGGCACCTCGGAAGATTGCGTCGGCGCCTATCTCTTCCTGGCCTCGCCGACGCTGTCGGGCTACATCACCGGCCAGATCATCGAGGTCAATGGCGGCCAGCTGATGCCTTAA